ATCAAATTACTGCTCTTATATAAACCAGGTACAGCATGTACTGCAGCATCTCCCTGATGTGGACGTAAGAACATTAGTGTCAACTTGTGTGTAAAGGTTAAAGATGGAGCCACACCATATCAAGCTAAATATTTAGAGACATAATTATGAGAAGATATTTTCTTGAGGAAATGTTTTGAGACCAAGATTTATTTCACAGTATTACCTTGATGTACCTCAGTTGACAGTATCAGTCCTTATCAGACAAATCTGCAGTGTATCTAATTAATTCCTAAAAGTAAGGGCACAATTTAATGATTAAACACaggacactaaaataaaaattgtttccAATATCTATGATACCATTtactaaaatgtttaatatatatttataatatcttGTCCACCTTTTAAtgtaatggttaaaaaaactttaaacagaAACACGACACAGACTAACCGACTGAACATTAAATCTCACACAAGTTTTCTTCTATGGtggtttttgcaaatttaacagagaaaaactgCACATTAAGTGTAATTTTAGAGAGGAGGTAGGCCACTACATATGGTGTTTACTTTTACATTGGAATTCATAGAGATTGTACTgtgacagtgaaagaaaaataagtgaaaagaGGGAAGTcaagaaatgtttctttttttctactttacttTTGAATAAATATACTTAGGTTACACATACAATATGTCCAGTAGGAATgcaactaactaactaacttttTTATCATGATAGATTAATctgtatattattttaaagatgaCTTGATTAATTGTTGTAATCGTAAAGTTGTGAAAATTGCTCATTACTGTTTCCTAGAACCCTAAGTGATGTCCTCgtattgcttcttttgtcaaACCAACAGTTCAAAACTCAAAGATTCTTCATTTACtatcataaaagaaaaagaaaaccagcaaaTTATCTCATTcaagaagctggaaccagtaAATGTCTATCACTTTTGGCCGacaaatgactgaaatgatgaATAATTGGCAACTTTCTTTCAatcgattaattgttgcagctcccATTACTACAGGGTATGATATatagaatataaaaatgaagtttGGACTCCTTAAAGTTGTATTGCTTTAAGAGCATTAATGGAGGATTATTTTCTCTCAACTTCAGATACAGCATGCTCTTTTCTCCACTCCTACAAATCtcattttactgtttactgttaacctgcatttcaaaacagcaaCTTTATAAACATTTCAGTGGGCTCTAAGTccaattggacatttttggagTTGAAGTTATATTTTGAACAAAACTTACTGTAGCGTACTACATTTTGTAGGTAAgatgaagttattttaaaacaattaatgaTAGCCTTTAAAATGCCAACGCATCCACAACGGTGAACTGTAGATCAAATCTGTAGCCAGCTTTGGCCCTacttatatattcattttttattttttataaattattgattattgaaaTTATCTTATTGAAACAAGGGCATAGGGTTTGTTTCAACACAAGAGTGTTTGTGGAGTCCTCTGCCAGAGAGGTTTGAGCATCAAACATTGTATTCCCTGCaatctggtgatttttttttttttttttttttttttgcaacaaatggTGCCTTTCCTGGATCAATTTGTGGTGTGAAAGTCTTTAATTGTGTCGATTTTGCAATGTCTTTATTTAGGTAGACAAATGCACGATGTAAATATTAAGCGCATCCCTCCGCGCTTTGGTATTTGTAAAGAAGTGCATGCTCGTGCACTGAAGAGAACAATTGGTggattcaaaaaaaaaatgttattacttAGAAATATCCTTCTTCCTTTGAAAGTTTTGAGAGAACAATACGTACCAGGATGAGCTAGGTGGCAGTAGATGGCAGGCAGCTCAAGCAGAGTACACTACAGGAAACAGTGgagctcctcctcttcctctgactGTAAAGTGTGTGTAAACTTCCCGAAAATCTGACTCAGACAGTTCAGCCTCCAGTCAGCCGGACAAAGCTTCTGCAGCGAAGAGACCCTGTTGTTTGTCCGTCTACCTCCCTCTGCTCCGGCTCGGCTAACGCTGTTTAAGTCTAAAGGTGAGTTCCCAGCTGAGGGCATTTCAGGTCGTCTTCGGAATACAAACAGGAGAAGGCGGAGGCACTATGGCTTCCTTGttccaaaacagagcaaaactATCATTGCATGATAACAgaattgatattattattattactattagttTGCAGTAGTAGTTAACAGGTTACAACTCAATAAGTGTGCATGGGGGATTTATCaggttgttttgattttgattctGAGAGAGGGATTACTGCTCAATGTGGGCATGTCTGAGCTTGTCCAGGCATCATGCCCAGATGACCAGCAGGGCAAGTTTCTGTTCATCCAGGATCATGCCTCCAAAGAGACGAGCTGCTTCTGGTGCCAGGGCAGGTGGCAAGAAGGTGAAACAGGAGCCAGAGACACCAAAGCCTAAGGATGCCTTCACTTCTGCAAAAGAGGCTCTTCTGGCTGCAGGGCCACAGGTAAAAGGCAAGAGGAAGGTGGATGAGCACTGCTCAGTGTCAGGAGAGGTAAGAAAAATATGCTGTTATAACACAATATTCACTTAGCTGAGTGCAAATGTCAGAACTGTATGTAATCGTATTTAATAAGTGAAGTAAATTGTGAAAGATGTTCTGTTTTGTCTCCACCAGGTACATGAAGATTATGACTGCATGCTCAATCAGACCAACATCGGACACAACAATAACAAGTTTTATGTTATTCAAgttattaaagacaaaaacacttaCTACTCGTGGAACAGATGGGGCAGAGTGGTAAGTTTGTCCTGCAACATATCACTACTAtcttctttatttatattttctcatttattgtattttcaatGTTAATGGCTACTATTCAAGGTTCCCAGTtgtgaaattcctggaaaaataaggaaatttgAATAACTTTTTTCCAGGCCTGATAATGATATGGAATTAACTGAATACTTTGAAGGTTTAGGAAGCACATTGTTTTAGCTTTTATTCAAATGTAttcataaaaatcccaaaacatgtcTAATGTTACTGGAAATACATTCTTTGGATTACTTATTTAAAGTCTGCTGGGTGACCATTGAAACGTCAATAGTATCACGTGATACACAAAGACCTGACTGGAATCATCTCATTGCTGTGTTTGATTCAATCAAATATACGTGCAAGAtttgtttaacaagaaatgaatgcatacaaaaagtttcaaaattaaaatccaaaCACATGTCAAATTACACTGAAAGCTATAGAATGTTATGTTTTCAAACTCCAAAAAAAGGGGCAAAGCCTGGATATTTTGTGAGTGTTTAAGTAAAGATGTATCACTATACAGGCCTATCCATTGTAAACTTCTTAAATACAGTCATGGAAATGGGGTAAAATATTGTAGAAAATTTATTGCAAAGTTTTGTAAAttctttggtaaaaatgtgtcaaaacatTGACTGTACTTGTATACTGGGATGGAAACGTCCATTTGAGTGTTGGCTGACAGCttgaacagttttattttgttatgaaAGCACATTGCCCCTAATTGCCTCTTCTCTAATCTAAATTCAGGGAGAAGTGGGACAGTCCAAACTTAACAAGTTTGATGACCCTGAGAAGGCTGTCAAGGATTTTGAGAAAAAGTTTAAGGACAAGACAAAGAACAACTGGAGTGATCGGTCGAATTTTGTGTCTCACTCTGGGAAGTACACGCTGATCGAGGTGGATGGAGAGCAGGATGCTGAGGTCAAGGTAACATAAATGTGCATCTCACTGCCACAAGGAGCACTGATAATGAAACCTAGAAGCATCATGCCATATAAGTTAACACCATCTATGACAGATATTtaagagaaaacatttgaaattcaGTATCAGCTTTAGCAGAATCTCACTGGCTTTACTTTTTGACATTGCAGGTAGACACTGTCGATGGAAAGTCTGTGAAAGTCACCAAAAATGTCCTAGACTGCACCCTTGACAACTCTACCCAGAGGCTCATCGAGCTCATTTTCAGCAATGACATGTTCAAGGAGGCGATGGAATGTATGAACCTAGGTGGGTGTGTCTCAGTTTACCAACCATTTAAAACAAGCAGGTTTGCGCAGTATGCAAAAGTTCAGCTACACGCATATCTGTTCTGTGACACGCCTGTTGGGCCAGAGTGACTGTTGCACTAAATAATATTATGgataatatttacaaaattgcAGAGCTTTTTGCATAATTAGCTAGACTTTTAGGTTTACttagaaatgttgaaatattgGAAATCAAAAAGTGCAGAATGTTACATGTAAATGATTAACCTTTGCTGCAAAGAGAGGGTGAAGTCTGCATTTACACAACACAGCCCCTTATCTCAACAATGTGAACATATCTCAATCATGTCTTGGGCTTTGTTAAGAGGATCATTGTCATTACGTATTCTTTTCTAACATTGTTAAGTATTTGAAGTAAAAATTTGCACCTTTAAAGGAGCGACGTGTATGGGGATGTAtgtgcagaaatggaatataatattcataaatatgtttttattagtgtaAAGCTTCTCTTAAATGGAGCACCCCATGTTGCAAAGCTTTGTTTTTACAATGGCCCAGAATGagcaaaccaaacactggctctagagagGACCAGTTTTACTACATGACTTGAAAGGGAAGTTTGAGGGAAGCCAATTTTTACACCTTTGTGCAGGTGACAGCTGTAGCTGGAGGtattgtgcttttgtgttgttGGACAGTATATAtttcccattctcatgaatgcagtATCTAAAAAATACCTTGAGaagatttcttcaaatttgccacaaacattcacttaacTATAACTACTATAACTAATTCAACTAAttcgtgtttttttgtttgtgtgtgtgtgtgtgtgtgtgtgtgtatggatgtgtgtgtatggatgttACACAGACATCAAGAAGATGCCATTGGGCAAGCTCAGTAAGGTTCAGATTGCAAAGGGCTTTGAAGTGTTGGAGGAGATCGAGGCAGCCTTGAACCAAAAAAGTAGAAACTCACGACTGGAAGAACTTTCCTCAAAGTTCTTCACCACGATCCCGCACAACTTTGGCCGGAACAGACCGCCAACCATCGACAACAAAGAGATTGtcgagaaaaagaaagagatgctcatggtgctttttttattatacatatgTTAGAATGCActtcatttttatgatgttttctcAAACCTAAAGTCACTCTCTTTTTATGTTCTCCCTTAAGGTGCTGGCTGACATCGAGCTCGCCCAGACTCTGAAGTCAGAGACTGAAAAGGCTCAAGAAGAGATGATCGAGACAGTTCCTCACCCTCTGGACCAGGACTACAATTCCCTCAAATGCTGCCTCACTCTGTTGGACAAGAAATCAGAAACATTCAAGGTACTTTAACAGTGATGACGAGGTTTAGATAAAACAAAGCACTTGGATCTTCATTCAGtcatgtttattcattaaacTTTAACAATTTTTCTCATGTAAAGATCatagaaaaatacctgaaagaGACTGGGTGTGGCTATCGTAAACCAAAAATCATTGATGTTTGGGAGGTCGACAGAGAGACTGAGGTAGGAAGTGCAGTCAGTCTTGTTAGATGTGACACAGAGGACTGAAGTCTTGTGACCTAACACATAATGTTGCGCATTGCAGGGAGAGCGATTTAGAGACAATGATGAACTGGAGAACCGCCGTCTGCTGTGGCATGGTACAAACATAGCGGTGGTGGCAGCCATCCTGAAGAGCGGTCTGAGGATAATGCCCCATTCAGGAGGCCGTGTTGGTCGCGGTATCTATTTTGCGTCTGAGAACAGCAAGTCTGCAGGTTACGgtaaggattttttaaaagacagggGTTGAAGAAGATAATAATGGCATTGATTGCAATCATAATGATATTATGATgttcaaaaaatctttttttaattatttttagtgCGCACCTCTAAAAATACTGGAGTGATGTTTTTGAATGAGGTAGCCCTGGGCGAAGAATATACCATCACTAAAGACAACTCCTCTTTGAAGAAGGCCCCTGCAGGCTATGATAGTGTGGTGGCACGAGGATCAGTGGAGCCAGGTACAGTACTTCCTCACTTACATTCATATAGTGAAATTACCCCAATATTGTCTCAAGCTCATTGACAGCATATCGCGAAAGCCTAGAatcttttggttttaaaaaatctttaagatcAGGTTATTTCAATAGAATTTTACTTGgctcattttgtgtgtattttcccCAACAATCAGTGTTTCCATAGTCATGGAAAACCCGGAAAGGTCACAGAATTTGTCAAattcattgaaagttttgaaaaattcatAGATTTTTGTTGTCTACAATGAAGTAATTACAGTAATCTTTTATGGAAACCTTCAGCAAAATGTAACATAGCAGCTTTCTGTAGCTATTGACTTAACATAGCTGTAgtatgtgttgatgtgtgacattttgtttgccGTAGCATACATGTCAtcattttccccttttcccTCTCCCTTTCTGTACGCCAGCTAGCTGGAAGTATATTTGAATAGAGTATGATCTGATATGTTTGATAAAATGCCaggtaataaaaatacattatggGACCtttgaaagtcatggaaaagtttgaaaagtttctttatgaaaatgtgtgagaactctgaatattgatttaaaaaaaaaaaaagaaagcatttgAGTTCCACTGTATTGAATGATATGTAATGCAAGGCATGGCAATATATTAATCTTATATTGCACTCATGATATGAGACAAAATATTATCTTAGATATCCTATTATAGTAAGTGTTTTCCGGTTTTAAACGctgtattacagtaaagtggTGTACTTTTCTAAACCTACCAGAGTATTCTAGTTGTTCCATTATTTgactttacccacttagtcattatatcctcattactgatatttttgtaaaaaatctcactgtgtcaatatttgtgaaagcaCCAGCAGTCAACCCTACAGTATCGTTGCAATATTGACATTtgggtatttggtcaaaaaaaattgatattattataacacaaaatattgtgatattagtTTGTTTAGCTGCAAACATCTTTTGTTTGGTAAATGTGTTaacttctgtgttttcagatcCATCCAAGGACACTGTCATTACCCTGGAGGGAAAGAAGGTTGCTGTGCCTCAGGGTAAGCCCATAGATCAGCCCCAGTTTAAAGACAGCCACTTCAGCAACAGTGAATATCTTATCTACAAAGAGAGCCAGTGTCGCATTCGCTACCTGCTGGAGCTAAACATGCACTAATTGATATCAAGGAAAGGAGCAGGTTCCCTAAAAGAGAACATTTTCCCATACAACTATACAAAATGCTTCCTGAAAGGCTTTGCTATGCtgttttcttataaaaaaaaaaaaatatgataactGTCTTTATTATTACGgttattatgtgttttatgtccCTGCCATGATTCACAAATGACTCATACTTCTCTGTGCCTTATATTTTGCATACTGTACAACTGGCCTGAGAGTGATAGACTGCACTTCCGTAACAATACATGCTGACTTATTACTTTTACCCATGCAatgaaatgatttctttttcactttgttaAAGGTCTTTAAGACCTCTAGATATTTGCACAGTTGTGTTTTAATATGACATGCTGCACCTTATGTTTTCTTTGACATCTCAGTTCTGGTTTTAATAGTTTACTTTTTACCTATTACATTATTTAATCGCAGTGGTAACGCTTCAACAAACCTGTTCCTTAGAGAGGAAATATCTTTAATATGTAGGACTTAATGGCATGCCTTTGCAGTTACAGACATTTGACTAATGTCACATAATGGAGGAGAAGTAAAAATGATACACTATGCATAGATGTGTTTACAGACAGAAGTATGATGTGCAATCTGTGGGGAATGTCTAAGCACTGGTATATATcttttattgaaagaaaaagactCTGAAAGTTATTCTACTGTGCTAAGTAATGCAACATGTAAGCCATGAGTAGCTTGGTCACGTTTCTTTCTCAGTAGGTATATTACACTAAATGCCACCACATGGTG
This DNA window, taken from Plectropomus leopardus isolate mb chromosome 2, YSFRI_Pleo_2.0, whole genome shotgun sequence, encodes the following:
- the parp3 gene encoding protein mono-ADP-ribosyltransferase PARP3, encoding MPPKRRAASGARAGGKKVKQEPETPKPKDAFTSAKEALLAAGPQVKGKRKVDEHCSVSGEVHEDYDCMLNQTNIGHNNNKFYVIQVIKDKNTYYSWNRWGRVGEVGQSKLNKFDDPEKAVKDFEKKFKDKTKNNWSDRSNFVSHSGKYTLIEVDGEQDAEVKVDTVDGKSVKVTKNVLDCTLDNSTQRLIELIFSNDMFKEAMECMNLDIKKMPLGKLSKVQIAKGFEVLEEIEAALNQKSRNSRLEELSSKFFTTIPHNFGRNRPPTIDNKEIVEKKKEMLMVLADIELAQTLKSETEKAQEEMIETVPHPLDQDYNSLKCCLTLLDKKSETFKIIEKYLKETGCGYRKPKIIDVWEVDRETEGERFRDNDELENRRLLWHGTNIAVVAAILKSGLRIMPHSGGRVGRGIYFASENSKSAGYVRTSKNTGVMFLNEVALGEEYTITKDNSSLKKAPAGYDSVVARGSVEPDPSKDTVITLEGKKVAVPQGKPIDQPQFKDSHFSNSEYLIYKESQCRIRYLLELNMH